A window of Trichoderma atroviride chromosome 3, complete sequence contains these coding sequences:
- a CDS encoding uncharacterized protein (EggNog:ENOG41~BUSCO:EOG092D3ZLJ), with translation MASKKSKAAPADDNLDELFSGIGHDSKAKKPSKKPTSAAAKAIGNDDILADLESELAPQPASRPHTPRLKETIARRSTATPPIGDDKASAARKSTDSSRSLRATFTPSATSSELHESERRGPVEQAPPQQAGGGWWGGILSTATGVMKQAEAAYSQIQQNEEAKKWAEQVKGLGSGIDVNVLKSYGDEIRNRALPTLSNIINTIAPPIGSHERLLIHITHDLVGYPSLDPLIYEVFSDVMQQVEGGELHVVQRGHESSHPRSRDSAAGWDYGPWWRQVDQPRELGVVKGLVEGTKLCRVNAESFATEYFASRGGIDAVRAEARSGDGEPGAIRTSDLFLSVQAIVTDQDKTLFGRTAAEEKEKKESDEAEEENEEEFRFAIFIVDPVHEIEYATISQPFPAKWARWLEAPRPMTPESGDEESLHNRVHEDIRSVVETGELDPREWVAGWVKDSLSLSVGIVAQWYVARRMQVGVNHSQVKIEKEDDDDDEEEEEEESDEDTE, from the exons ATGGCCTCCAAGAAATCAAAGGCAGCGCCCGCCGACGACAATCTCGACGAGCTCTTCTCGGGCATTGGCCACgactccaaggccaagaagccgtccaagaagcccacctcggccgccgccaaagcaATTGGCAATGACGATATCCTCGCCGACCTCGAATCGGAGCTTGCTCCCCAGCCCGCGTCTCGCCCACACACACCCCGTCTGAAGGAGACGATTGCGCGACGCTCGACGGCAACCCCTCCCATTGGCGACGACAAGGCCTCTGCTGCGCGCAAGTCCACCGACAGCTCGCGGAGCCTCAGGGCCACCTTCACCCCCAGCGCCACGAGCTCCGAGCTCCATGAGTCGGAGAGGAGGGGACCGGTGGAACAGGCGCCGCCTCAGCAAGCCGGAGGAGGGTGGTGGGGTGGGATCCTGTCGACCGCGACCGGGGTCATGAAgcaggctgaggctgcgTACAGCCAGATCCAGCAGAAcgaagaggcaaagaagtGGGCAGAGCAGGTCAAAGGCCTGGGAAGCGGTATTGATGTGAATGTGTTGAAGAGCTATG GCGACGAGATTCGCAACCGTGCACTGCCAACCCTATCCAACATTATCAACACCATTGCTCCTCCTATTGGCTCTCACGAGCGCCTCCTCATTCATATTACCCATGATCTGGTTGGATACCCGTCTCTCGATCCTCTCATCTACGAAGTCTTCTCCGATGTTATGCAGCAGGTGGAGGGCGGTGAGCTCCACGTTGTCCAGAGGGGTCATGAAAGCAGCCACCCGCGGTCTCGCGACAGCGCTGCCGGCTGGGACTACGGCCCTTGGTGGAGACAAGTTGACCAGCCTCGAGAACTGGGCGTGGTGAAAGGCCTTGTTGAGGGCACAAAGCTTTGCCGTGTTAATGCAGAGTCGTTTGCGACTGAGTACTTTGCTTCGCGGGGAGGCATCGACGCTGTGAGGGCGGAGGCAAGATCGGGTGACGGCGAGCCTGGTGCTATTCGCACCTCGGATTTGTTCTTGTCTGTTCAAGCCATTGTCACTGATCAGGACAAGACCCTTTTCGGTCGAACTGCCgccgaagaaaaggagaagaaagagtcTGAtgaggcggaagaggagAACGAGGAAGAGTTTAGGTTTGCCATTTTCATTGTCGACCCGGTCCATGAAATCGAGTATGCGACCATCAGCCAACCTTTCCCCGCCAAATGGGCTCGTTGGCTTGAGGCTCCTCGTCCTATGACGCCCGAATCTGGAGACGAAGAATCCCTGCATAATCGTGTCCATGAGGATATCCGGAGCGTTGTTGAGACTGGCGAGCTTGACCCTAGAGAGTGGGTGGCCGGCTGGGTGAAGGACTCTC